From Aquificota bacterium, one genomic window encodes:
- the tkt gene encoding transketolase, with amino-acid sequence MSKDQLLINTIRFLSVDQVERAKSGHPGMPLGASHIAYLIFDRFLRFNPKNPKWINRDRFVLSAGHASAMLYSLLFVMGYDLDLEDLKNFRQLGSRTPGHPESFLTPGVEATTGPLGQGIGNAVGMALAEKYLSSYFNRESFPIIDHYTFALVSDGDLMEGISCEVAQLAGHWRLNKLIVIWDNNKVSIDGPTSLAWSEDVCERFSAFGWYVQHIEDGYNLEEIEGAIRRAMEQKDRPSFISVRTHLGYGSPKQDDASVHGAPLGKDLALQTKRNFGWPEEEFYVPQEVWEYREEKIKRGKELEEEWNRLFEAYREKYPDLADMLLKYFNKDWGEEYKKHIPTFSEPMATRQASGKVLNAIAKHIPVLFGGSADLSESNNTYLHGMGDFSAENPLGRNIHFGVREHAMGTILNGMAYHGGILPYGGTFLVFSDYMRPSIRLASMAGLQVIYVFTHDSIGLGEDGPTHQPVEQLSSLRLIPNLWVIRPADANETAIAWQMAIERKDGPTALILTRQKLPLIDRSKYPSAEGIRRGAYILLDCEGTPDLIILASGSEVHPALRAGELLKEEGIRVRVVNMASFEVFEGQEEGYKRHVLPPEVKRRVAVEAGRGLCWYKYVGLEGLVISLETFGKSAPGEVLMQHFGFSPEAIVKKIKEHYSF; translated from the coding sequence ATGAGTAAGGACCAGCTTCTTATAAACACCATAAGGTTTTTAAGCGTGGACCAGGTGGAAAGGGCAAAGTCTGGACATCCGGGCATGCCCCTGGGCGCAAGCCACATAGCCTACCTTATCTTTGACAGGTTTTTACGCTTTAACCCCAAAAACCCCAAGTGGATAAACAGAGACAGGTTTGTGCTTTCTGCGGGCCATGCCAGCGCCATGCTCTATTCTCTCCTCTTTGTTATGGGCTATGACCTTGACCTTGAGGACCTCAAAAACTTCAGACAGCTTGGAAGCAGAACGCCGGGACATCCAGAAAGTTTTTTAACACCTGGAGTAGAGGCCACAACAGGACCCCTTGGCCAAGGCATAGGCAACGCCGTAGGCATGGCCTTGGCCGAAAAGTACCTTTCCTCTTACTTTAACAGGGAAAGCTTTCCTATCATAGACCACTACACCTTTGCCCTTGTGAGCGACGGAGACCTTATGGAAGGAATCTCCTGCGAAGTGGCCCAGCTGGCGGGCCACTGGAGGCTAAATAAACTCATAGTAATATGGGACAACAACAAGGTTTCCATAGACGGCCCCACTTCCTTAGCATGGTCTGAGGATGTATGTGAGAGGTTTTCCGCCTTTGGCTGGTATGTACAGCATATAGAGGATGGATACAACCTGGAAGAGATAGAAGGGGCCATAAGAAGGGCCATGGAGCAAAAAGATAGGCCTTCCTTTATATCCGTAAGGACCCATCTGGGCTATGGCTCTCCAAAGCAGGATGATGCCAGCGTGCATGGCGCACCCTTAGGAAAGGACCTTGCCCTGCAGACAAAGAGAAACTTTGGCTGGCCAGAAGAGGAGTTTTATGTGCCGCAGGAGGTGTGGGAATACAGGGAGGAGAAGATAAAGAGAGGAAAAGAGCTGGAAGAAGAGTGGAACAGGCTCTTTGAAGCCTACAGGGAAAAGTACCCTGATCTGGCGGACATGCTTTTGAAATACTTTAACAAGGACTGGGGAGAGGAGTACAAAAAGCATATTCCTACCTTTAGTGAGCCTATGGCCACGCGCCAGGCCAGTGGAAAGGTGCTAAACGCCATTGCCAAGCACATACCCGTCCTTTTTGGTGGCTCTGCAGACCTCTCTGAGTCCAACAACACCTACCTGCACGGTATGGGAGACTTTTCCGCAGAGAACCCCCTTGGAAGGAACATACACTTTGGAGTAAGAGAGCATGCCATGGGTACCATCCTAAACGGCATGGCCTACCATGGGGGAATACTTCCTTACGGTGGCACCTTCTTGGTTTTCTCCGACTATATGAGGCCTTCCATAAGGCTTGCCAGCATGGCCGGCCTTCAGGTTATATACGTCTTTACCCATGACTCCATAGGCCTTGGAGAAGATGGACCAACCCACCAGCCTGTGGAACAGCTAAGCTCTTTGAGGCTCATACCAAACCTTTGGGTAATAAGGCCGGCGGATGCCAATGAAACAGCCATAGCCTGGCAGATGGCCATAGAAAGAAAGGATGGTCCAACAGCCCTTATACTCACAAGGCAAAAGCTACCTCTCATAGACAGGTCTAAATACCCATCTGCGGAAGGCATAAGGAGAGGTGCTTATATACTCCTTGACTGCGAAGGAACTCCAGACCTTATCATCCTTGCCAGCGGGTCTGAAGTACACCCTGCCCTACGGGCCGGAGAGCTTTTAAAGGAGGAAGGCATAAGGGTAAGGGTGGTAAATATGGCAAGCTTTGAAGTCTTTGAAGGCCAAGAGGAAGGCTACAAAAGGCATGTTCTTCCGCCGGAAGTAAAAAGGAGGGTAGCAGTAGAGGCGGGAAGGGGCCTCTGTTGGTATAAATATGTAGGGCTTGAGGGCCTTGTTATAAGTTTGGAGACCTTTGGCAAGTCTGCACCGGGCGAAGTGCTTATGCAACACTTTGGCTTTAGCCCAGAGGCTATTGTTAAAAAGATAAAAGAACACTATTCCTTTTAA
- a CDS encoding YbhB/YbcL family Raf kinase inhibitor-like protein: protein MKVEAPFKEGQDIPRKYTCDGEDVSPQIKWSGQPSNAKSFVLIMDDPDAPVGTFTHWIVYDIPASQTSLQENFPKRSEVGSIKQGINDFGRVGYGGPCPPRGHTHRYYIKVYALDVESLGLRPGATRREVESKMQGHVIGQGQTMGRYGRR from the coding sequence ATGAAGGTAGAAGCTCCTTTCAAAGAAGGTCAAGATATACCTCGCAAATATACTTGTGATGGAGAAGATGTATCTCCTCAGATTAAATGGTCTGGACAGCCAAGCAACGCCAAGTCCTTTGTGCTTATCATGGATGACCCAGATGCGCCCGTTGGCACCTTTACCCACTGGATAGTTTATGATATTCCCGCAAGCCAAACAAGTTTGCAGGAGAACTTTCCCAAAAGGAGTGAGGTTGGAAGTATAAAACAAGGTATTAACGATTTTGGCCGTGTGGGCTATGGTGGCCCCTGTCCCCCTCGTGGGCATACTCATAGATATTACATAAAGGTTTATGCCCTTGATGTGGAAAGCCTAGGCCTGAGGCCCGGTGCCACAAGGAGGGAGGTGGAAAGCAAGATGCAGGGACATGTAATAGGACAAGGGCAAACTATGGGAAGGTATGGAAGGAGGTGA
- the metE gene encoding 5-methyltetrahydropteroyltriglutamate--homocysteine S-methyltransferase encodes MKTLAYGFPKLGEKREFKSLLEDFWKGKIKEENLIDGMNSLKEWIASLYKSHTDLFPSGDVSYYDFMLDMAITVGAIPKRFGQYMGLETYFQMARGAQALEMTKYFNTNYHYLVPELEGKDFKLFKNIPLEEYSFLKSKGYDPLPRLIAPFTFLKLSKVLKRSEYSELPLYELSKIESQKDMEDHLNAIFPVYEELLKSLSQAGAGAVLMEDPALCLDMEEWEWDLVHETYSCLSKYADLYVITYYDSVSNYKRFVDLPVKALGLDLVSNGENLENIRKYGFPEDKALIAGIINGRNVWRANLKEKLSLIEELSKLSKDLIISNSCPLFHLPVSVEPEDSLPEGLKERLSFAKERLRELKTLKLAFEGEEGALKEVEESARLSKEGFGAREEVRRRIASLRTEDFQRELPYAERIKIQQEILNLPLLPTTTIGSFPQTEEVRKARTAYNSGKISEEEYKEFIRKQIEHVIRVQEEIGLDVLVHGEFERTDMVEFFAQRLEGIATTKHGWVLSYGSRVYRPPIIYGDVYRPRSMTVEEITYAQSLTNKPVKGMLTGPVTILNWSYYREDIPKHEIAYQIALALLEEVKDLESAGIKVIQIDEPAFREGAPLKRRDWPSYFDWAVKAFRLCSKAKPQTQIHTHMCYSEFNEVIEYIYQMDFDVISIEASRSKGEIISAFESFKGWDRQIGIGVYDIHSPAVPTKAQIRAVLERSMKVLPVELLWVNPDCGLKTRRWEEVVPSLKNMVETAKELREELVKA; translated from the coding sequence ATGAAAACCTTAGCCTATGGCTTTCCTAAGCTGGGAGAAAAAAGAGAATTCAAAAGCCTTCTGGAAGACTTTTGGAAAGGTAAGATAAAAGAGGAAAACCTCATAGATGGTATGAACTCTCTAAAAGAATGGATAGCAAGCCTATATAAATCACATACAGACCTCTTTCCTTCTGGTGATGTTTCTTATTATGACTTTATGCTTGATATGGCAATAACGGTGGGAGCCATACCAAAGAGGTTTGGCCAATACATGGGCCTTGAAACCTACTTCCAGATGGCAAGGGGCGCTCAGGCGCTGGAGATGACCAAATACTTTAACACCAACTACCACTACCTTGTGCCAGAATTGGAAGGAAAAGACTTCAAACTTTTCAAGAATATACCCCTTGAGGAGTATAGCTTTTTAAAATCCAAGGGCTACGACCCCCTTCCAAGGCTTATAGCACCCTTTACCTTTTTGAAACTTTCCAAGGTTTTGAAAAGGTCCGAATATTCAGAGTTGCCCCTTTATGAGCTTTCAAAGATAGAAAGCCAAAAGGATATGGAAGACCACCTAAATGCCATCTTCCCCGTTTATGAAGAGCTTCTAAAAAGCCTCTCTCAAGCTGGTGCAGGGGCTGTTTTGATGGAGGACCCAGCCCTATGCCTTGATATGGAGGAGTGGGAGTGGGACCTGGTGCATGAAACCTACAGCTGTCTTAGCAAGTATGCAGACCTTTATGTGATAACCTATTACGATAGTGTGTCAAACTACAAGAGGTTTGTAGACCTTCCCGTAAAGGCCTTGGGCCTTGACCTTGTATCCAATGGTGAAAACCTTGAGAACATAAGAAAGTATGGCTTTCCGGAGGATAAGGCTCTTATAGCGGGCATAATAAACGGAAGGAATGTATGGAGGGCAAACCTAAAGGAAAAGCTAAGCCTTATAGAGGAGCTTTCCAAGCTTTCAAAGGACCTTATAATCTCCAACTCCTGCCCCCTTTTCCACCTTCCTGTGAGCGTAGAGCCAGAAGACAGCCTGCCGGAGGGCCTAAAAGAGAGGCTTTCATTTGCCAAGGAAAGGCTCCGTGAGCTAAAGACTCTAAAGCTTGCCTTTGAGGGAGAAGAAGGTGCCTTAAAAGAAGTGGAGGAGTCTGCAAGGCTATCAAAAGAGGGCTTTGGAGCAAGAGAGGAGGTAAGGAGAAGGATAGCAAGCCTCAGGACAGAGGATTTTCAGAGGGAACTTCCTTATGCGGAAAGGATAAAGATTCAGCAGGAGATCTTAAACCTGCCCCTCTTACCCACCACCACCATAGGCTCCTTCCCACAGACAGAGGAGGTGAGGAAGGCAAGGACTGCCTACAACTCTGGAAAGATATCGGAGGAAGAGTACAAGGAGTTTATAAGAAAACAGATAGAGCATGTGATAAGGGTTCAAGAGGAGATAGGTCTGGATGTGCTTGTGCATGGTGAGTTTGAAAGGACAGACATGGTGGAGTTCTTTGCCCAAAGGCTGGAGGGCATTGCTACCACCAAGCACGGATGGGTTCTCTCTTATGGCTCAAGGGTCTACAGGCCACCTATCATATACGGCGATGTCTACAGGCCAAGGTCTATGACGGTGGAGGAGATAACTTACGCCCAGTCTTTGACAAACAAGCCAGTCAAAGGCATGCTTACAGGACCTGTCACCATCCTAAACTGGAGCTACTACAGGGAAGATATACCAAAGCATGAGATAGCCTACCAGATAGCCTTGGCCCTCTTAGAAGAGGTAAAAGACCTTGAGTCTGCGGGCATAAAGGTTATCCAGATAGATGAACCTGCCTTTAGAGAGGGGGCGCCTCTAAAGAGGAGGGATTGGCCCTCTTACTTTGATTGGGCTGTAAAGGCCTTTAGGCTGTGTTCCAAGGCAAAGCCCCAGACCCAGATACACACCCACATGTGCTACAGTGAGTTTAACGAGGTGATTGAATACATCTATCAGATGGACTTTGATGTCATATCCATAGAGGCCTCAAGGAGTAAAGGAGAGATCATATCAGCCTTTGAGAGCTTTAAAGGGTGGGACAGGCAGATAGGTATAGGTGTTTATGATATACACTCGCCCGCCGTGCCTACAAAGGCACAGATAAGGGCAGTGCTTGAAAGGTCCATGAAGGTCCTTCCTGTAGAGCTCCTTTGGGTAAACCCAGACTGTGGCCTAAAGACAAGAAGATGGGAGGAGGTAGTGCCATCTTTGAAGAATATGGTAGAAACTGCCAAAGAGCTAAGGGAGGAGCTTGTAAAGGCATGA